A single Drechmeria coniospora strain ARSEF 6962 chromosome 03, whole genome shotgun sequence DNA region contains:
- a CDS encoding transcriptional activator spt7: protein MSLPNGQSAWPPPALNQATGIRSLNHLDDGSGRTQTPVDNSLGLMPEAPIDVEDENRRALFADLYRKTEEKVALLFADDGSYNLGAIAGLKRKAPPTSSTGLPPPTSDHEPVKEPPLKKAKRSIDEDDYDDDEEEEEGEAETVQPTAKPQNAAVAASGSLLSPSKSGSSPVQSVNSPGRLADRIKGQDDSQRKDKVADGGIKTIEETRIITELAARKSFHTIFHTLENDRTAMLEQQRLEDSEKQLQAEMENNNTSNPTGAQAAGQGTLSSANLGASSLTLKHLIARIDLKRDQVLASDAELRLLMNEVRKNRSKWASEENVNQEELYEALEKVLTELKAHTEYSTPFLTRVNKRDAPDYYNLIKNPMDLGTMTKKIKSLTYKSKADFVVDLNLIWDNCLKYNQDMNHPLRRMANGMRKEAEKLIPLIPDLVIRSRAEVEAEERRKQNGGDDDNGDDSDDEPIMSSRGRTAATKGASKSRTAPSDQKEETPVDKKPVLQLNGLLGKAGREGSEAMDGSNGFATPPVGGSITPSGTANGNSGVASNPDAMDIDGPSLNGMALNQAFGEAAEQAYEDEEYKIWKQTTKKDRALVAKERHLLFRDNSLNADAPALLRSKGGMRRFLRNQKEAEALGIANHPHLGSSISTAKDAGNKASETLAEGIEEEADRVIPDYYDSLSNIPDIQTNLQWIEDGDGQVINQHERFLHLVPPGSFVAPPSKLTKKMDRNIHQIQETRRLATKISVIKQMQVQSQVYSNQFPKSNTDPFVEQDIEPHFIADDGPVMAPEACQDALKRSVAKILYTTGFEEVQPSALDTLTGITADYFQTIVRTFNIYRECEKATVQTEAGPKVRSRFTPEEILLHTLEENGHDVASLDAYANDDMDRLTSKLGVLHERMKLHLTDLLRPALSAEAGADGVGAFKDGSDQFMSGDFADDLGEDFFGFRALGLDKEMGLDSFSVPFHLLHSRVRSQYQMQSQSTAGGSSDLFDALAPSDAVTKENIQDQIGLVKNFFLAKLHANGDQPLVEDEDLPVKQRKPRPRLGASGKIISAQKRPPKEQLAMAKKKKKMELAAAAAEAKAQATPEKGGGSANNTPAKKKAGAPANVGAPPNPAVLALGASMERTDSMQSQAGTSQTDKDDTIGMMSPESIAQ, encoded by the exons ATGTCGCTCCCCAATGGCCAGTCCGCCTGGCCGCCTCCGGCATTGAACCAAGCAACCGGTATTCGCTCCTTGAATcacctcgacgatggctcgGGGCGCACCCAGACCCCAGTCGACAACTCCTTGGGGTTGATGCCTGAGGCACCTATCGATGTCGAAGATGAAAACCGTCGCGCCCTTTTTGCCGATTTATATCGCAAGACCGAAGAAAAGGTTGCGCTGCTATTTGCCGATGATGGTTCATACAATCTCGGCGCGATTGCGGGTCTGAAGCGTAAAGCTCCCCCTACCTCCTCCACCGGCTTGCCCCCCCCGACAAGCGATCACGAGCCAGTCAAGGAACCGCCTTTGAAGAAGGCCAAGCGCTCAATTGACGAAGACGActatgacgacgacgaagaagaagaggaggGGGAAGCAGAAACCGTGCAGCCAACGGCGAAACCGCAgaacgctgccgtcgccgcttcCGGATCACTGCTGTCGCCCTCCAAGTCGGGAAGCTCACCAGTCCAGTCGGTCAACTCCCCCGGAAGGCTGGCAGACAGGATCAAGGGTCAGGACGATTCGCAGCGAAAAGACAAGGTTGCTGACGGTGGCATAAAAACAATCGAGGAGACCAGAATAATTACGGAACTGGCGGCGCGCAAAAGCTTTCACACCATTTTTCACACGCTGGAGAATGATCGCACGGCGATGCTTGAGCAGCAGCGGTTGGAGGATTCGGAAAAGCAGCTCCAGGCCGAGATGGAAAACAACAACACGTCGAATCCGACGGGCGCTCAAGCGGCTGGCCAAGGCACACTCAGCAGCGCCAACCTCGGCGCTTCCAGTCTAACCCTGAAGCATCTGATTGCTCGAATAGACTTGAAGAGAGACCAGGTGCTTGCATCCGATGCCGAGCTGCGGCTGCTCATGAACGAGGTTCGCAAGAACCGAAGCAAATGGGCCAGCGAGGAGAATGTCAACCAAGAGGAGCTGtacgaggcgctcgagaaggTCTTGACAGAGCTCAAGGCGCACACGGAGTATTCCACACCCTTCCTCACGCGAGTCAACAAAAGAGATGCGCCCGACTACTACAACC TCATCAAGAACCCCATGGACCTGGGCACAATGACCAAGAAGATCAAGTCCTTGACGTACAAATCCAAGGCGGatttcgtcgtcgacctcaaCCTGATCTGGGACAACTGTCTCAAGTACAACCAGGACATGAACCACCCTCTGCGTCGGATGGCCAATGGCATGAGAAAAGAGGCAGAGAAGCTCATCCCCTTGATTCCCGATCTCGTCATCCGCTCCCGCGCCGAAGTGGAGGCGGAAGAGCGGCGCAAACAAaacggcggagacgacgacaacggcgacgactccgacgacgagccgatAATGTCGTCTCGTGGTCGCACGGCAGCCACCAAAGGAGCAAGCAAGTCCAGAACGGCGCCAAGCGACCAGAAGGAGGAGACGCCGGTGGACAAGAAGCCGGTGCTGCAGCTGAACGGCCTGCTGGGAAAGGCGGGAAGAGAAGGTTCCGAGGCCATGGATGGCAGCAACGGATTCGCCACGCCGCCGGTGGGCGGCTCGATCACCCCGAGCGGCACGGCCAACGGGAATTCGGGCGTCGCCAGCAACCCGGACGCGATGGACATTGACGGACCTAGCCTCAACGGCATGGCGCTGAACCAAGCGTTCGGGGAAGCCGCCGAGCAAGCGTACGAAGATGAGGAGTACAAGATATGGAAGcagacgacgaagaaggacCGCGCCTTGGTGGCCAAGGAGCGCCATCTTTTGTTCAGGGACAACAGCctcaacgccgacgccccGGCGTTGCTTCGGAGCAAAGGCGGCATGAGAAGGTTTTTGAGAAACcagaaggaggccgaggcgcttGGCATCGCCAACCACCCCCACCTTGGAAGCTCGATCAGCACGGCCAAGGATGCAGGCAACAAGGCGTCGGAGACGCTGGCCGAAGGAATCGAGGAAGAAGCGGACCGGGTGATTCCCGACTACTACGATTCCCTGAGCAACATTCCTGACATCCAGACGAACCTGCAATGgatcgaggacggcgacggccaggtCATCAACCAGCACGAGCGGTTCCTGCACCTCGTGCCGCCCGGTTCGTTcgtggcgccgccgagcaagCTGACGAAAAAGATGGACCGCAACATCCACCAGATCCAGGAGACGCGCAGGCTGGCGACGAAGATCTCGGTGATCAAGCAGATGCAGGTTCAGTCGCAGGTTTATTCCAACCAGTTTCCCAAGTCCAACACGGACCCCTTTGTGGAGCAGGACATTGAGCCTCActtcatcgccgacgacggaccggTCATGGCGCCCGAGGCGTGCCAGGACGCGTTGAAGCGGTCCGTGGCCAAGATCCTGTACACGACCGGATTCGAGGAGGTGCAGCCGTCGGCACTCGACACGCTGACGGGCATCACGGCCGACTACTTCCAGACCATCGTCCGGACCTTCAACATCTACCGCGAGTGCGAGAAGGCGACGGTGCAGACGGAGGCAGGCCCCAAGGTTCGGTCACGTTTCACGCCCGAGGAGATTCTCCTGCACACGCTGGAGGAGAACGGGCACGACGTGGCCTCGCTGGACGCCTACGCCAACGACGACATGGATCGGCTCACCAGCAAGCTCGGCGTCCTCCACGAGCGCATGAAGCTGCACCTCACGGACCTGCTGCGGCCCGCCCtttcggccgaggccggggccgacggcgtcggggccTTCAAGGACGGCAGCGACCAGTTCATGAGCGGCGacttcgccgacgacctcggcgaggatTTCTTCGGCTtccgcgccctcggcctcgacaaggaAATGGGACTCGATTCCTTCTCGGTGCCGTTCCACCTCCTGCACAGCCGAGTGCGGAGCCAGTACCAGATGCAGTCGCAATCCACGGCAGGCGGTTCGTCGGATTTGTTCGACGCGCTGGCTCCGTCGGACGCGGTGACCAAGGAGAACATCCAGGACCAGATCGGGCTGGTCAAGAacttcttcctcgccaaGCTGCACGCTAACGGCGACCAACCGCTggtggaggacgaggatctTCCGGTGAAGCAGAGGAAGCCCCGTCCGCGGCTCGGCGCGAGCGGCAAGATCATATCCGCGCAGAAGCGACCGCCGAAGGAGCAgctggccatggcgaagaagaagaagaagatggagctcgcggcggcggcggccgaggccaaggcccaGGCGACGCCCGAGAAGGGAGGCGGCTCGGCCAACAACacgccggcgaagaagaaggccgGCGCTCCGGCGAACGTCGGCGCCCCGCCCAACCCGGCCGTGCTCGCGCTCGGTGCTAGCATGGAGCGGACGGACAGCATGCAGAGCCAGGCCGGGACGAGCCAAACGGACAAGGACGACACGATTGGCATGATGAGCCCCGAGAGCATCGCGCAGTAG